A single window of Pseudomonas lijiangensis DNA harbors:
- a CDS encoding UvrD-helicase domain-containing protein, which produces MPDNHESPADRAGREALERMFACLDEGLSFRLEAGAGAGKTYSLEKALSRLIEHRGPALIRERQQVACITYTNVAKDEIISRFQAHPAIRAETVHGFCWSLLRDFQTSLRGFLGAEAFWRERFEPVGGVGNRRIHYEMGIPRVSEDEVSIRHEDVLTLMVQALPSPKFRAVLTSRYPILFVDEYQDTDEHFVGALKSWFLDRGEGPMIGLFGDHWQKIYDGGCGLVVHDALQPIEKNANFRSASRIVDVLNEMRPGLHQEVSDPDLIGEARVFHTNLWPGERRTGSGGGHWTGDTSPEAASAYFEYLKAQLSVEGWDFSPKTTKILILNHKGIAREQGYSSIREIYGQYNDPWLKKEDPHIKYLADQLEPACVAYQKRRYGAMFGHLASDRPTIRRHSDKVAWAEAMDALLELRLTGTIGEVIDYIIAVPQMQLPNAVLRNEQGLQAAGVEPGEDEPRRITQLRKLRAVSYTELIALDQFIDGHTPFATKHGVKGAEFENVIVVLGRGWNQYNFAEMLEWFQPGPPANRREKFESNRNLFYVACSRPKVRLALLFTQLLSQAALAQITAWFGAEHVFELPANPG; this is translated from the coding sequence ATGCCTGACAATCACGAAAGTCCCGCGGACAGAGCAGGGCGAGAAGCGCTGGAACGCATGTTCGCTTGTTTGGATGAAGGTCTAAGCTTTCGCCTGGAAGCAGGTGCTGGGGCTGGTAAGACCTATTCGCTAGAGAAGGCGCTCAGTCGATTGATTGAACACCGAGGTCCTGCGTTGATCCGGGAGCGTCAGCAAGTCGCTTGTATCACTTACACCAATGTGGCGAAAGACGAGATCATCTCTCGCTTCCAAGCGCATCCTGCAATCCGAGCCGAGACCGTCCATGGCTTTTGCTGGTCGTTGCTCAGAGATTTTCAAACATCACTGAGAGGATTTCTTGGCGCTGAAGCTTTTTGGCGAGAGCGTTTTGAGCCGGTGGGTGGCGTAGGTAACAGGCGCATCCATTACGAAATGGGTATTCCACGCGTATCGGAGGACGAGGTCTCGATTCGGCACGAAGATGTCCTGACATTGATGGTTCAGGCGCTTCCGTCTCCGAAGTTCAGGGCCGTATTGACTTCCCGATACCCGATCCTGTTTGTCGACGAATATCAGGACACGGATGAACATTTTGTCGGTGCACTGAAGTCGTGGTTTCTAGATCGCGGTGAGGGACCGATGATTGGCCTATTTGGTGACCATTGGCAAAAAATCTACGACGGGGGCTGCGGCCTAGTCGTGCATGACGCCCTTCAGCCGATCGAAAAAAATGCGAATTTCCGCTCAGCATCGCGGATTGTCGATGTGCTGAATGAGATGCGGCCAGGCCTGCACCAGGAAGTGAGCGATCCTGACTTGATCGGTGAAGCCCGAGTGTTCCACACCAACCTCTGGCCTGGAGAGCGACGGACAGGAAGCGGGGGAGGACACTGGACTGGCGACACCAGTCCTGAGGCTGCTAGTGCCTACTTCGAATACTTGAAAGCTCAGCTCAGCGTGGAAGGATGGGATTTCTCTCCGAAAACGACCAAAATCCTCATCCTGAATCACAAAGGCATTGCTCGTGAGCAGGGGTACTCCTCGATCCGTGAAATTTATGGGCAGTACAATGATCCGTGGCTGAAGAAGGAAGATCCTCACATCAAGTATTTGGCAGATCAGCTTGAGCCAGCGTGTGTCGCATACCAAAAGCGCCGATACGGTGCGATGTTCGGGCACCTGGCAAGCGATCGGCCAACGATTCGAAGGCACAGCGATAAAGTCGCTTGGGCTGAGGCAATGGATGCACTCCTCGAACTGAGGTTGACCGGTACCATCGGCGAGGTGATTGACTACATCATAGCCGTGCCGCAGATGCAGCTCCCCAATGCTGTGCTACGGAATGAGCAAGGGTTACAGGCCGCCGGTGTTGAACCAGGTGAGGACGAGCCACGCAGGATTACCCAGCTTCGAAAGCTCAGGGCAGTATCTTACACAGAGCTGATCGCGCTAGACCAATTCATTGATGGGCATACGCCGTTTGCCACAAAACACGGGGTCAAGGGAGCCGAATTCGAAAACGTGATCGTTGTGTTGGGGCGCGGCTGGAACCAATATAATTTCGCTGAAATGCTCGAGTGGTTTCAGCCGGGGCCACCGGCGAACAGGCGTGAAAAATTCGAAAGCAATCGGAATCTCTTCTACGTTGCGTGCTCTCGACCCAAGGTCCGTTTGGCTCTGCTTTTCACTCAACTGCTGAGCCAGGCAGCGCTTGCTCAGATCACCGCGTGGTTCGGCGCTGAGCATGTATTCGAGTTGCCTGCTAACCCTGGTTGA
- the guaA gene encoding glutamine-hydrolyzing GMP synthase: protein MALDIHAHRILILDFGSQYTQLIARRVREIGVYCELHPFDMDDEAIREFAPRGIILAGGPESVHEANSPRAPQAVFDLNVPIFGICYGMQTMAEQLGGRVEGSDLREFGYARVDVVGKSRVLDGIEDHVDADGVLGLDVWMSHGDKVTEIPDGFHVLASTPSCPIAGMADDTRGYYGVQFHPEVTHTKQGGRILSRFILDICGCEALWTPSHIADDAIASIRAQVGTDNVLLGLSGGVDSSVVAALLHKAIGDQLTCVFVDNGLLRLHEGEQVMAMFAENMGVKVIRANAEDQFLNNLAGESDPEKKRKIIGRTFIDVFDAESCKLDNIKYLAQGTIYPDVIESAGAKSGKAHVIKSHHNVGGLPEEMNLKLVEPLRELFKDEVRRLGLELGLPYDMVYRHPFPGPGLGVRILGEVKKEYADLLRRADHIFIEELRKADWYHKVSQAFVVFQPVKSVGVVGDGRRYAWVVALRAVETIDFMTARWAHLPYELLETVSGRIINEIDGISRVTYDVSSKPPATIEWE, encoded by the coding sequence ATGGCCCTCGATATTCACGCCCACCGTATCCTGATCCTCGATTTCGGCTCCCAGTACACCCAGCTGATTGCCCGCCGCGTGCGTGAAATCGGCGTGTACTGCGAACTGCATCCGTTCGACATGGACGATGAAGCGATTCGCGAATTCGCCCCGCGCGGGATCATCCTCGCCGGCGGCCCCGAGTCCGTGCACGAAGCCAACAGCCCACGTGCTCCGCAAGCCGTATTCGACCTCAACGTGCCGATCTTCGGCATCTGCTATGGCATGCAGACCATGGCCGAGCAGTTGGGTGGCCGCGTTGAAGGTTCCGACCTGCGCGAATTCGGCTACGCCCGTGTCGATGTCGTCGGCAAGAGCCGCGTACTCGACGGCATCGAAGACCACGTGGATGCCGATGGCGTCCTGGGCCTCGATGTCTGGATGAGCCATGGCGACAAGGTCACCGAGATTCCGGACGGTTTCCACGTTCTGGCCAGCACCCCGAGCTGCCCTATCGCCGGCATGGCTGACGACACCCGTGGCTACTACGGCGTGCAGTTCCACCCTGAAGTGACCCACACCAAGCAGGGCGGTCGCATCCTGTCGCGTTTCATCCTCGATATCTGTGGTTGTGAAGCGCTGTGGACCCCGTCGCACATTGCTGACGACGCCATTGCCAGCATCCGTGCCCAGGTCGGTACCGACAACGTTCTGCTGGGCCTGTCCGGCGGCGTCGATTCTTCAGTGGTTGCCGCTCTGTTGCACAAGGCCATTGGCGATCAACTGACCTGCGTATTCGTCGACAACGGCTTGCTGCGCCTGCACGAAGGCGAGCAGGTCATGGCCATGTTCGCCGAGAACATGGGCGTCAAGGTCATCCGCGCCAACGCCGAAGATCAGTTCCTGAACAATCTGGCTGGCGAAAGCGACCCGGAGAAAAAGCGCAAGATCATCGGCCGCACCTTCATCGACGTGTTCGATGCCGAATCCTGCAAGCTCGACAACATCAAGTACCTGGCCCAAGGCACCATCTACCCGGACGTCATCGAGTCGGCTGGCGCGAAAAGCGGCAAGGCTCACGTCATCAAGTCGCACCACAACGTGGGCGGCCTGCCGGAAGAAATGAACCTCAAGCTGGTTGAACCCCTGCGCGAGCTGTTCAAGGACGAAGTCCGCCGCCTCGGCCTGGAACTCGGCCTGCCCTACGACATGGTCTACCGCCACCCATTCCCGGGCCCGGGCCTGGGCGTGCGCATCCTCGGTGAAGTGAAAAAGGAATACGCCGACCTGCTGCGTCGCGCCGACCACATCTTCATCGAAGAACTGCGCAAGGCCGACTGGTACCACAAAGTCAGCCAGGCATTCGTCGTCTTCCAGCCAGTCAAATCGGTTGGCGTCGTAGGCGACGGCCGCCGCTACGCCTGGGTCGTCGCCCTGCGCGCCGTAGAAACCATCGACTTCATGACCGCACGTTGGGCACACCTGCCTTACGAACTGCTGGAAACTGTCAGCGGGCGGATCATCAATGAAATCGACGGGATTTCTCGGGTGACTTACGATGTTTCGAGTAAGCCGCCGGCTACGATTGAGTGGGAGTAA
- a CDS encoding ATP-dependent nuclease yields the protein MRIERVEIQNFRLLQNVSLGLEDGTTLIVGRNNCGKTSIAEVFRRLLSDRTPSFRLEDFSLGSHEEFWTAFNAFHGGIARSDVAAMLPVVRVTLDISYDVDAPDLGQLSECIVDLDPDCSCARIVLTYGPRATGLESLFAETNAPDTVQEDQRPSFFSLIKKRLAGAYEPRLEAVDPNDPTNRKGLDLKSLTTLIRGGFINAQRGLDDDTHRERDVLGKVVEVLFQSALTDPTDPEKRTTAEQLHGAVEKIQKELHDGFNAGLTSLLPTFELFGYPGLEDPGLTTVTTFDVERLLKDHTQVRYRGVNGLTLPESYNGLGVRNLVYILLQLLKFFREFQATPAAASVHLIFIEEPEAHLHPQMQEVFIRQLHMIKGAFEQQLNGSRPWPVQFVISTHSPHMANEARFETMRYFLSVSGENGIRQSKIKDLRQGMGQAPAPDRDFLYQYLTLTRCDLFFADKAILIEGTSERLLLPTMIAKTDAAAVGEPQLASQYLTVMEVGGAYAHRFHDLLTFLELRTLIVTDIDSVKPNAERKRKACLVSEGLFTSNACLKDWFEAEVTPAQLLAKTPAEKTIGLRRIAYQIPEGNEPGPSGRSFEDAFILANLDRFQLGQGDVASQAYEHAADQKKSAFALKYAIDDTNWNVPRYIAEGLRWLAVGAPVVDAQMAARAMAAVVEVVGEAVAAEGEQGDA from the coding sequence ATGCGGATCGAGCGCGTTGAGATTCAAAATTTCAGACTGCTTCAGAACGTCAGTCTTGGCCTAGAAGACGGCACAACACTGATCGTCGGGCGCAACAATTGCGGCAAAACCTCCATAGCTGAGGTGTTCCGCCGGCTCCTTTCAGACCGGACTCCCTCTTTCAGGCTTGAGGATTTCTCTCTGGGGAGTCACGAAGAGTTTTGGACGGCATTCAATGCGTTTCACGGCGGAATAGCTCGCTCCGACGTTGCTGCCATGCTTCCCGTTGTCAGGGTCACATTGGACATCTCCTATGACGTGGATGCCCCAGACCTGGGGCAGCTCAGCGAATGCATAGTAGACCTAGATCCAGATTGCTCTTGTGCGCGCATCGTCTTGACGTATGGACCGCGGGCGACAGGCCTTGAGTCGCTTTTCGCAGAAACGAATGCCCCCGACACTGTGCAGGAGGATCAACGTCCTAGCTTCTTCAGCCTGATAAAGAAGCGTTTGGCGGGGGCCTACGAGCCCCGTTTGGAAGCGGTTGACCCCAATGATCCTACGAACCGCAAGGGCCTCGACCTAAAATCACTCACCACGTTGATCCGCGGCGGATTCATCAATGCGCAACGGGGCTTGGATGACGATACACACCGAGAGCGCGATGTCCTTGGGAAGGTGGTGGAGGTGCTGTTCCAATCGGCATTGACTGACCCCACAGATCCCGAGAAACGAACTACGGCGGAGCAGCTCCATGGAGCGGTGGAGAAAATTCAAAAGGAGCTGCATGACGGTTTCAACGCTGGACTGACTTCGCTGCTCCCTACGTTTGAGCTTTTCGGCTACCCAGGGCTAGAAGACCCAGGCCTCACCACTGTGACGACCTTCGATGTCGAGCGCCTGCTTAAAGACCACACGCAGGTCAGATACAGGGGGGTAAACGGCCTGACACTCCCGGAAAGCTACAACGGACTCGGCGTCCGTAACCTGGTGTACATCCTTCTGCAATTACTGAAATTCTTCAGAGAGTTTCAAGCTACGCCGGCAGCCGCAAGCGTACACCTCATCTTCATTGAAGAGCCTGAAGCCCACTTGCATCCGCAAATGCAGGAGGTCTTCATCCGACAATTGCACATGATCAAGGGCGCGTTCGAGCAGCAGCTGAATGGCAGCCGTCCGTGGCCAGTGCAGTTTGTAATTTCCACCCACTCTCCACACATGGCCAACGAAGCGCGCTTCGAAACCATGCGTTACTTTCTCTCTGTGAGCGGTGAAAACGGGATTCGGCAGTCCAAGATCAAAGACCTGAGGCAGGGCATGGGCCAGGCTCCTGCACCGGACAGAGATTTTCTCTATCAGTACCTGACGCTCACTCGATGCGACCTGTTCTTTGCAGATAAAGCCATCTTGATCGAGGGGACTTCAGAGCGATTGCTGCTACCAACCATGATCGCCAAAACTGACGCGGCTGCGGTGGGTGAACCTCAGTTGGCTAGTCAGTACTTGACGGTTATGGAGGTTGGCGGCGCGTATGCACACCGGTTTCATGATCTACTCACCTTCTTGGAACTGCGCACGCTGATCGTTACCGACATCGACTCCGTCAAACCGAATGCAGAAAGAAAGCGGAAAGCTTGTCTCGTTTCAGAGGGTCTGTTTACGAGCAATGCGTGCCTCAAAGACTGGTTTGAGGCCGAAGTCACTCCTGCCCAACTGCTGGCGAAAACGCCAGCAGAGAAGACCATAGGGTTGAGGCGCATCGCTTACCAAATTCCGGAGGGGAACGAACCCGGGCCTTCAGGCAGAAGCTTTGAGGACGCGTTCATCCTGGCGAACCTTGATCGATTTCAGCTGGGGCAGGGCGATGTCGCATCCCAAGCTTACGAGCATGCGGCGGACCAGAAAAAATCAGCTTTTGCGTTGAAGTACGCGATTGATGATACGAACTGGAACGTGCCTAGATACATTGCTGAAGGATTGCGTTGGCTAGCAGTTGGGGCGCCGGTCGTTGATGCCCAAATGGCTGCTCGGGCCATGGCCGCAGTTGTAGAGGTTGTTGGTGAGGCAGTGGCTGCTGAAGGAGAGCAAGGCGATGCCTGA
- the guaB gene encoding IMP dehydrogenase, whose amino-acid sequence MLRISQEALTFDDILLVPGYSEVLPNEVSLKTRLTRGIELNIPLVSAAMDTVTEARLAIAMAQEGGIGIIHKNMTIEQQAAEVRKVKKFEAGVVKDPITIEADATVRDLFELTRMHNISGVPVLHDGDLVGIVTSRDVRFENRLDIPVREVMTPKERLVTVREGADKNEVRELLHKHRLEKVLIVDARFSLKGMMTVKDIEKAKAYPLASKDDQGRLRVGAAVGTGKDTGDRVSALVAAGVDVVVVDTAHGHSKGVIDRVRWVKENFPDVQVIGGNIATGEAAKALAAAGADAVKVGIGPGSICTTRIVAGVGVPQISAIANVAAALEGTGVPLIADGGIRFSGDLSKAIVAGASCVMMGSMFAGTEEAPGEIELFQGRSYKAYRGMGSLGAMSQAQGSSDRYFQDSSAGAEKLVPEGIEGRVAYKGSLSAIIHQLMGGLRSSMGYTGSADIEEMRTKPEFVRITGAGMAESHVHDVQITKEAPNYRVG is encoded by the coding sequence ATGCTGCGTATCAGTCAAGAAGCCCTAACATTCGACGACATTCTCCTTGTGCCCGGTTATTCCGAGGTACTGCCTAACGAAGTCAGTCTGAAAACCCGTTTGACCCGTGGCATTGAACTGAATATCCCTTTGGTTTCCGCTGCAATGGATACCGTCACTGAAGCCCGTCTGGCCATCGCCATGGCTCAGGAAGGTGGTATCGGTATCATCCACAAGAACATGACCATCGAACAACAGGCTGCTGAAGTTCGCAAGGTCAAGAAGTTCGAAGCCGGTGTCGTCAAGGACCCGATCACCATCGAGGCTGACGCCACGGTACGTGACCTGTTCGAACTGACCCGCATGCACAACATCTCTGGCGTACCTGTCCTGCATGATGGCGACCTGGTCGGCATCGTGACTTCCCGTGACGTACGTTTTGAAAACCGTCTGGATATCCCTGTTCGCGAAGTGATGACGCCTAAAGAGCGTCTGGTCACCGTACGCGAAGGCGCCGACAAGAACGAAGTGCGCGAGCTGCTGCACAAGCACCGTCTCGAGAAGGTCCTGATCGTCGACGCCAGGTTCTCGCTCAAGGGCATGATGACCGTCAAGGACATCGAAAAGGCCAAGGCCTACCCGCTGGCGAGCAAGGACGACCAGGGTCGTCTGCGTGTCGGCGCGGCTGTCGGTACTGGCAAGGACACTGGCGATCGCGTTTCGGCGCTGGTCGCTGCCGGTGTTGACGTGGTGGTGGTCGATACCGCTCACGGTCACTCCAAAGGCGTGATCGACCGCGTTCGCTGGGTCAAGGAAAACTTCCCTGACGTGCAGGTCATCGGCGGCAACATCGCCACTGGCGAAGCAGCCAAGGCTCTGGCGGCTGCCGGCGCCGACGCGGTCAAGGTCGGTATCGGCCCTGGCTCGATCTGCACCACCCGTATCGTTGCAGGCGTGGGCGTACCGCAAATCAGCGCTATCGCCAACGTTGCCGCTGCCCTTGAAGGCACTGGCGTTCCCCTGATCGCCGACGGCGGCATCCGTTTCTCGGGTGACCTGTCCAAGGCCATCGTTGCTGGCGCAAGCTGCGTGATGATGGGTTCGATGTTTGCCGGTACTGAAGAAGCGCCGGGCGAAATCGAACTGTTCCAGGGCCGCTCCTACAAGGCTTATCGCGGCATGGGCTCGCTGGGCGCCATGTCCCAGGCCCAGGGTTCTTCGGACCGCTACTTCCAGGATTCGTCCGCAGGTGCCGAGAAGCTGGTACCGGAAGGCATCGAAGGCCGTGTGGCCTATAAGGGTTCGCTGTCGGCCATCATCCATCAACTGATGGGTGGCCTGCGTTCTTCCATGGGCTACACCGGTAGCGCCGATATCGAAGAAATGCGCACCAAGCCCGAGTTCGTTCGCATCACCGGCGCTGGCATGGCTGAATCCCACGTCCATGACGTGCAGATCACCAAGGAAGCACCTAACTATCGTGTCGGCTAA